A portion of the Candoia aspera isolate rCanAsp1 chromosome 18, rCanAsp1.hap2, whole genome shotgun sequence genome contains these proteins:
- the LOC134506954 gene encoding F-box only protein 44-like: MASIQDLPEDILLTVLRLLPIRELIRNCRLVCSRWRDVVDIPLLWKHKYHEEDANLRMPKTFYIFCHLEKNLIKNPCGEEGLDFWDTAMPSDGQWKIKDVLEEDSSRLQAWDFLQRNIYIKDKDIPYQEVKKCFAVYNGLCTKSQLITLRDEGYWDQLMDDGRPTIVVKDWFYNSFYGHYELCVKLLSADFKVIREYQSKEKYRYDSEYHGEWRQVSYAFHNVPPGIRHVFFQHQGQNFSWQQSRCGAKVMKCLRMAQERSKSKRMRITKTSITVGPFSLDKAMYHRHGRDIRHCHFSQCPCRGNYIHYS; this comes from the exons ATGGCCAGCATTCAAGATCTGCCCGAAGACATCTTGCTGACGGTGCTGCGCCTGCTCCCGATACGGGAGCTGATACGGAACTGCCGGCTGGTGTGCTCGAGGTGGCGAGACGTTGTGGACATCCCTCTTCTGTGGAAGCACAAGTATCACGAGGAGGACGCCAATCTGAGGATGCCCAAGACGTTCTACATTTTCTGCCACCTGGAGAAGAACCTAATCAAGAACCCTTGTGGCGAAG AAGGATTAGACTTCTGGGACACTGCAATGCCTTCAGACGGGCAGTGGAAAATTAAGGACGTCCTTGAAGAAGATTCATCAAGGCTCCAGGCGTGGGATTTCCTTCAGAGgaatatttatataaaagataAAGACATACCCTATCAAGAAGTTAAAAAGTGCTTCGCTGTATATAATGG GCTCTGCACAAAGTCGCAGCTCATCACTTTGAGGGATGAAGGTTACTGGGATCAGCTGATGGATGACGGGAGGCCCACAATTGTGGTGAAGGACTG GTTTTACAACAGCTTCTATGGCCATTACGAGTTGTGCGTGAAGCTGCTGTCTGCCGATTTCAAGGTCATCAGAGAGTATCAGTCCAAAGAGAAGTACAGATATGACTCTGAGTATCACGGCGAATGGCGCCAG GTCTCCTACGCTTTTCACAACGTCCCTCCGGGAATCCGTCACGTCTTTTTTCAGCACCAAGGCCAGAATTTCAGTTGGCAGCAGTCCAGATGTGGCGCcaaagtaatgaaatgtctgaggATGGCCCAAGAAAGGAGCAAATCGAAGCGAATGAGGATTACCAAAACCAGCATCACCGTTGGACCGTTTTCTCTAGACAAGGCCATGTACCACAGGCACGGCCGAGACATTAGGCACTGTCACTTCAGCCAGTGTCCCTGCCGTGGGAACTATATTCATTATTCGTGA